The Gammaproteobacteria bacterium genome has a segment encoding these proteins:
- a CDS encoding DUF547 domain-containing protein: MRNKIGTHHTMHTLKNWRCAWLLAFALCATAGLAPAAHGGLPDYSGWDQLLLQNVRDGYVDYDGIRADPQFDAFIAALARAPGEFGSPAEELAYYINAYNAFAIRGILDGYSPDTRFGRFRFFKTRTYRLAGENITLDELEHQRIRPMGDARSHFAISCASISCPRLLNRAYLPETLDAQLDDAARRFVNDITRNDFDIAQRTAFVSPIFDWFHEDFEHAAGTLPEFLARYTEEPAARAALLEGRLAIRHLPYDWDLNGHYSGE; this comes from the coding sequence TTGAGGAACAAGATCGGCACTCACCACACCATGCACACATTGAAGAACTGGCGTTGCGCCTGGCTGCTTGCGTTCGCGCTGTGCGCGACCGCCGGCCTGGCGCCGGCCGCGCACGGCGGCCTGCCCGATTACTCGGGCTGGGACCAGCTCCTGCTGCAGAACGTGCGCGACGGTTACGTGGACTACGATGGCATACGCGCCGATCCGCAGTTCGACGCCTTCATCGCCGCACTCGCGCGCGCACCGGGGGAGTTCGGGAGCCCGGCGGAAGAGCTCGCTTATTACATCAATGCCTACAACGCCTTTGCGATCCGCGGCATCCTCGACGGCTACTCGCCTGACACCCGGTTCGGACGGTTCCGGTTTTTCAAGACACGGACGTACCGCCTCGCCGGCGAAAACATCACGCTCGACGAACTCGAGCACCAGCGTATCCGCCCGATGGGCGATGCGCGGAGCCACTTTGCCATCAGCTGCGCATCCATCTCCTGCCCGCGGCTCCTGAACCGCGCCTACCTGCCCGAAACGCTCGATGCGCAGCTCGATGACGCTGCACGCCGCTTCGTGAACGACATCACCCGCAATGATTTCGACATTGCCCAGCGAACCGCCTTCGTGTCGCCGATCTTCGACTGGTTCCACGAGGATTTCGAGCACGCCGCGGGGACGCTGCCCGAGTTTCTCGCGCGTTATACCGAGGAGCCTGCGGCGCGGGCCGCATTGCTCGAGGGCCGCCTGGCCATCCGCCACCTGCCGTATGACTGGGACCTCAACGGGCACTATTCCGGGGAGTAG
- the msrP gene encoding protein-methionine-sulfoxide reductase catalytic subunit MsrP produces the protein MRSRQRNAIRPSEITPESVFRTRRQLLAAAGFAGAGALLTAARIRADDVPASYRRLQGLTRSRLSVDETPNSFEDITSYNNFYEFGLDKEDPQRNSGGFHPKPWTVTVDGEAEVTGEFGFEDIIRPHPLEERVYRFRCVEAWSMIVPWTGFPLGDLLKRFKPTSKARYVAFETVYRPAEMPGQRWPTLDWPYGEGLTIAEAMHPLTLMVTGVYGVELPNQNGAPLRLIVPWKYGFKSIKSIARISFTEQQPHTTWSDAAPHEYGFYANVNPRVDHPRWSQAAERRIGTSLFTPKQPTLLFNGYADQVASLYRGLDLTREF, from the coding sequence ATGCGAAGCAGGCAACGCAACGCAATCCGCCCGTCCGAAATCACGCCGGAGAGCGTATTCCGCACGCGCCGCCAGCTCCTCGCCGCAGCCGGCTTCGCGGGCGCAGGCGCGTTACTCACCGCCGCCCGCATCCGGGCCGACGACGTGCCGGCCTCGTACCGCCGGCTGCAAGGGCTCACCAGGAGCCGCCTCAGTGTCGATGAGACGCCCAATTCGTTCGAGGACATCACCAGCTACAACAACTTCTACGAGTTCGGCCTCGACAAGGAAGACCCGCAGCGCAACTCCGGAGGCTTCCATCCGAAACCATGGACCGTCACCGTGGACGGCGAGGCCGAGGTCACGGGCGAGTTCGGCTTCGAGGACATCATCCGGCCGCACCCGCTGGAGGAGCGCGTTTATCGCTTTCGCTGCGTCGAAGCCTGGTCGATGATCGTGCCCTGGACCGGCTTCCCGCTGGGCGACCTGTTGAAGCGCTTCAAGCCGACCTCGAAAGCCAGGTACGTCGCCTTCGAAACCGTATACCGGCCCGCCGAGATGCCCGGGCAGCGCTGGCCGACACTCGACTGGCCCTATGGCGAGGGACTGACCATCGCCGAAGCCATGCATCCGCTCACGCTGATGGTGACCGGCGTCTACGGCGTGGAACTGCCGAACCAGAACGGAGCGCCGCTGCGCCTGATCGTGCCGTGGAAGTACGGCTTCAAAAGCATCAAGTCCATCGCCAGAATCAGTTTCACCGAGCAGCAACCGCACACCACGTGGTCGGACGCGGCGCCGCACGAGTACGGTTTCTATGCCAACGTCAACCCGCGGGTGGACCACCCGCGCTGGAGCCAGGCAGCGGAGCGACGCATCGGCACGTCGTTATTCACACCGAAACAGCCGACGCTGCTTTTCAACGGTTACGCGGATCAGGTGGCATCGCTCTACCGGGGGCTCGACCTGACACGCGAGTTCTGA
- a CDS encoding protein-methionine-sulfoxide reductase heme-binding subunit MsrQ, which yields MSSTLTQRRIRLVGKPLAFALALLPLSALLAGAAGVRQFSLGANPVEHIQDTTGIWALRFLLLTLAMTPLRLATGQPWPLQFRRMLGLFAFSYAALHFANYLLLDRTLNFAEIIPDITKRPYITIGFTALVLLVPLAVTSTAGWRRRLGAHWLRLHRLVYLIAALACWHFWWQVKKDITEPLVYAALLAALLGVRAWRERAHQRL from the coding sequence GTGTCATCGACCCTGACGCAGCGCCGGATCCGGCTGGTCGGAAAACCGCTGGCATTCGCCCTGGCGCTCCTGCCGCTCAGTGCACTTCTGGCCGGTGCGGCCGGCGTGCGGCAGTTCAGTCTCGGCGCGAACCCGGTCGAACACATCCAGGACACGACGGGCATCTGGGCGCTGCGCTTCCTGCTGCTCACGCTCGCGATGACGCCGCTCAGGCTCGCGACCGGGCAACCCTGGCCGTTGCAGTTCCGCCGCATGCTGGGGCTGTTCGCCTTCAGCTACGCCGCCCTGCACTTTGCCAATTACCTGCTGCTCGATCGCACCCTGAACTTTGCCGAGATCATCCCGGACATCACCAAGCGCCCCTATATCACCATCGGCTTTACCGCCCTCGTGCTGCTCGTCCCGCTGGCAGTCACGTCCACCGCCGGCTGGCGACGGCGGCTCGGCGCGCACTGGCTCAGGCTGCACCGGCTGGTGTACCTGATCGCGGCACTCGCCTGCTGGCATTTCTGGTGGCAGGTGAAGAAGGACATCACCGAGCCGCTGGTGTACGCGGCACTACTCGCCGCCTTACTCGGCGTACGCGCCTGGCGGGAGCGCGCTCATCAGAGGCTGTAG